In the genome of Coraliomargarita algicola, one region contains:
- a CDS encoding energy transducer TonB: MKHRPEDTAPDKPKFSSRSLGVISAAAALTIGIFVLFPFTQFIGNQTRELVTLRSIDVAPPPPPPPPSEEPPPEEPPVEEAPPPDLSEPPPPLDLAQLEMALNPGMGDDFSNAFSVAGFDVAGDTASEIMTFEISDLDEMPRMLKGRRPKHPPNLLRERVEGVVRLKVLLDETGRVNVQSVISSTHSAFERPAIQAAEDFRYTPPTKNGEPARTVFVLPMKFSIN; encoded by the coding sequence GTGAAGCATAGACCAGAAGATACCGCCCCCGATAAACCTAAGTTTTCATCGCGAAGCCTTGGAGTGATCAGCGCGGCGGCGGCCCTGACGATTGGCATCTTCGTCCTCTTTCCTTTTACTCAGTTCATCGGCAATCAAACCCGCGAACTAGTCACACTGCGATCGATCGACGTGGCTCCGCCACCGCCACCGCCACCGCCATCGGAGGAGCCACCACCGGAAGAACCGCCGGTCGAAGAAGCCCCCCCACCAGACCTATCGGAGCCACCACCTCCCTTGGATCTCGCACAACTGGAAATGGCACTGAACCCTGGCATGGGGGATGACTTCTCCAACGCGTTCTCAGTCGCTGGCTTCGATGTCGCCGGGGATACCGCCTCGGAAATCATGACCTTTGAGATCTCTGATCTCGACGAGATGCCACGTATGCTGAAAGGCCGACGCCCCAAGCATCCGCCGAATCTGCTGCGTGAGCGGGTCGAAGGCGTCGTTCGCCTGAAAGTGCTCTTGGACGAAACCGGACGCGTGAACGTGCAATCCGTCATTTCATCGACACATAGCGCTTTCGAACGCCCCGCCATTCAAGCCGCCGAAGACTTCCGCTACACGCCACCGACTAAGAACGGCGAACCTGCACGCACCGTGTTCGTTTTGCCCATGAAATTCTCTATCAATTAA
- a CDS encoding ExbD/TolR family protein, whose amino-acid sequence MIQRRFSSPAEESEEINLSPLIDMVFILLIFFIVTTVFVEETGIDVNKPEAASAVDLDKQSILIALTPKGEVVYGGRDIGVNGVRSLVQRLTRDDPEMPVILQADKAVSTERLVRVIDESKLGGAQVVNISTAH is encoded by the coding sequence ATGATACAACGACGCTTTTCCAGCCCAGCCGAAGAGAGTGAAGAGATCAATCTCTCACCGCTCATCGACATGGTGTTCATCCTACTGATTTTCTTCATCGTCACCACTGTCTTCGTCGAGGAAACAGGGATCGATGTGAATAAACCGGAAGCCGCCTCCGCGGTGGACCTAGACAAACAGAGTATTCTCATTGCACTCACTCCCAAGGGTGAAGTTGTTTACGGGGGCCGCGACATCGGCGTCAATGGTGTCCGCAGTCTCGTGCAACGACTCACTCGGGATGACCCCGAGATGCCAGTCATCCTACAAGCGGATAAGGCTGTCAGCACGGAGCGCCTAGTGCGCGTGATCGACGAATCTAAGCTCGGAGGTGCGCAAGTCGTTAACATCTCAACGGCGCATTAA
- a CDS encoding MotA/TolQ/ExbB proton channel family protein, which yields MNSHELITTIIEIWVQGGWLMFPLAVLALCIYLAGFELVFFFRKYGFDKDDKNTWGHWIDKPEDGTGMLGAAIRFAQEGSKQMDSIRSRVHELRHAYINPARRRIYYLSILVTVAPLTGLLGTVIGMIVTFNGLSSSRGSALDVVAGGISQALITTQTGLIIAIPGYILVHHAKTRCQRLEGFFSELEIRTAQKFERTHKES from the coding sequence ATGAATAGCCACGAACTAATCACCACAATCATAGAGATATGGGTACAAGGTGGGTGGCTCATGTTCCCGCTGGCAGTGCTCGCACTATGCATTTACCTCGCGGGGTTTGAACTCGTGTTCTTCTTCCGTAAATACGGTTTCGATAAGGACGACAAAAACACCTGGGGCCACTGGATCGACAAACCAGAAGACGGCACCGGCATGCTAGGAGCCGCGATTCGATTCGCGCAAGAGGGCAGCAAGCAAATGGATTCGATTCGCTCACGCGTTCACGAATTACGACACGCTTATATCAACCCTGCCCGCCGGCGCATCTACTACCTATCGATCCTAGTCACAGTCGCGCCCCTCACCGGGCTACTGGGCACGGTCATCGGTATGATCGTGACCTTCAACGGCCTGTCTTCAAGTCGCGGCAGCGCGCTAGACGTCGTCGCAGGCGGCATCTCGCAAGCGCTCATCACCACGCAAACCGGCCTCATCATCGCCATTCCTGGTTACATCTTGGTGCACCACGCCAAAACACGTTGCCAGCGATTGGAAGGCTTTTTCTCAGAGCTCGAAATACGCACAGCTCAAAAATTTGAACGCACACATAAAGAATCATGA
- a CDS encoding MotA/TolQ/ExbB proton channel family protein, with protein MKRSLYFLLISLFSLQLLSAQSLDSVKQSANADLEAALSELAELRAEIREEKIPLAQERRNLEAEVRTLRGEAAAARAVQDNADLRLDQLRSQIKGREEEIQYASNLLDEYVRGLQARIHVSEVESYEPKLLEILNSAEASEDGETSITQLANGIGLGLERAKEISGGSSFQGGAVLPDGSYTQGTFLLAGPLAYFSSEKGGGLVIRGESLRPAVEPIPEYDISEAVASATSGSTGLIPIDASMGNARAIEQTKETLIEHIQKGGVWIVPILGFALVSLVIAAFKALELYGIKTPDEGAVAKLVGLIKEGKHEEATESAAHLPGPAGDMLRIGVRHSGESVALVEELCIEKVVETQPRVQRLLSFVATTAAVSPLLGLLGTVTGMINTFKLITIFGTGDARNLSSGISEALITTEFGLIVAIPALILHAVLSRRANGILATMEKQAIAFVNGLKIAREK; from the coding sequence ATGAAACGTAGCCTATACTTCCTATTAATTAGCCTATTCTCCTTACAGTTACTCAGCGCGCAGTCACTGGATAGTGTGAAACAATCTGCCAATGCAGATCTCGAAGCAGCCCTCAGCGAACTTGCCGAATTACGTGCAGAAATTCGCGAGGAGAAAATACCACTCGCTCAAGAGCGACGTAACCTAGAAGCTGAAGTCCGCACCTTACGCGGCGAAGCCGCAGCGGCTCGCGCCGTGCAGGACAACGCCGATTTACGACTCGACCAACTGCGCTCCCAAATCAAGGGGCGCGAAGAAGAGATCCAGTATGCAAGCAACTTGCTGGACGAATACGTGCGGGGCCTACAAGCACGCATCCACGTCAGCGAAGTGGAAAGCTACGAACCGAAACTCTTGGAGATCCTCAACAGTGCGGAAGCTTCTGAAGACGGCGAGACTTCCATCACACAACTCGCCAACGGCATTGGCCTCGGCCTGGAGCGCGCCAAGGAAATCTCCGGCGGCAGCTCCTTTCAAGGCGGCGCAGTCCTTCCCGACGGTAGCTACACACAAGGCACCTTCCTGCTGGCAGGGCCTCTGGCTTACTTTTCCTCGGAAAAAGGGGGCGGTCTGGTCATCCGCGGCGAATCACTTCGCCCAGCGGTCGAGCCGATTCCTGAATACGACATTAGCGAGGCAGTCGCCTCCGCCACATCCGGCAGCACGGGCCTGATCCCGATTGATGCTTCGATGGGTAATGCACGCGCAATCGAGCAAACCAAAGAAACTCTGATCGAACACATTCAAAAGGGTGGCGTCTGGATCGTTCCTATTCTCGGCTTTGCACTGGTATCGCTCGTGATTGCAGCCTTTAAGGCACTCGAACTATACGGCATTAAAACTCCAGATGAGGGTGCCGTCGCCAAACTGGTGGGCCTAATCAAAGAAGGTAAACACGAAGAAGCCACAGAGTCCGCCGCCCACCTACCAGGTCCTGCCGGCGACATGCTGCGCATCGGTGTTCGCCACTCGGGTGAGTCTGTCGCACTCGTGGAAGAGCTCTGCATCGAGAAGGTCGTCGAGACTCAACCTCGCGTGCAACGCCTACTCTCCTTCGTCGCCACCACCGCCGCGGTCTCCCCACTCCTGGGCCTGCTCGGCACGGTGACCGGCATGATCAACACTTTCAAATTGATCACCATCTTCGGCACCGGCGATGCGCGTAACTTATCTTCAGGTATTTCCGAAGCGCTGATCACCACCGAGTTCGGTCTGATCGTCGCCATCCCGGCCCTCATCTTACATGCTGTGCTCTCCCGCAGAGCCAATGGCATCCTCGCCACAATGGAGAAGCAAGCAATTGCCTTTGTTAATGGACTGAAAATCGCCCGCGAAAAATAA
- a CDS encoding DUF3450 family protein: MHQTIRLPRCAGVATASLACLFAFTSASGSVPSETRGVLQEWVKVKALISQEREEWATEKALIADTIELLNAEKEMLAETIDSRKDAAEAAANERTELSLKKESLDADAATLGEVLTGYESEMTAWVPSLPALLQEELAPLIRRLPTEENTSSNAGIGRRLQSVVGILSQVDKFNSSVTYRKELRDSGEATKETDTLYFGLAYAVYSDAEGSSAGYGKPGPEGWTWEAAPEAAADIKELIAVYKNETPAKYVSIPLSIQ; this comes from the coding sequence ATGCACCAAACGATTCGACTACCGCGGTGCGCTGGAGTGGCAACAGCCTCCCTTGCGTGCCTTTTTGCATTTACATCCGCTTCTGGCTCAGTTCCGAGTGAGACGCGCGGCGTCCTACAAGAATGGGTCAAAGTGAAAGCACTGATCTCTCAAGAACGCGAAGAATGGGCCACTGAAAAGGCCCTGATCGCCGATACCATTGAGCTACTCAATGCTGAGAAGGAGATGCTGGCAGAGACCATAGATTCCCGCAAAGACGCCGCCGAGGCTGCTGCCAACGAGCGCACAGAGCTCTCGCTTAAAAAGGAAAGCTTAGATGCCGACGCCGCCACCTTAGGTGAAGTGCTCACCGGCTATGAGAGCGAGATGACCGCGTGGGTGCCTAGCCTGCCCGCATTGCTACAAGAGGAGCTCGCGCCCCTCATTCGTCGCTTGCCGACCGAAGAAAATACCAGCTCCAATGCGGGAATCGGACGCCGCCTGCAATCGGTCGTCGGCATTCTGTCTCAAGTGGATAAGTTCAATTCATCCGTCACCTACCGTAAAGAGTTACGCGACTCGGGCGAAGCCACTAAAGAAACCGATACACTTTATTTCGGCCTAGCCTATGCCGTTTATAGCGATGCCGAAGGCAGTTCAGCAGGCTACGGAAAACCCGGCCCCGAAGGCTGGACCTGGGAAGCGGCCCCCGAAGCCGCAGCCGATATTAAAGAGCTGATTGCCGTCTATAAAAACGAGACACCCGCAAAATACGTCTCGATTCCACTCTCGATTCAATAA
- a CDS encoding L-threonylcarbamoyladenylate synthase: protein MTHACKILPPTEANIDLCADLLRDEAVVGVPTETVYGLAGNALNEVSVRKIFEVKGRPLIDPLIVHFHSLEDAEAHVEFNDRARKLAAQFWPGALTLILPKKDSISDLVTAGLPSAAVRVPAHPVFRSLLKRLEFPLAAPSANPFGYVSPTLAQHVDATLGNRILAVLDGGACDHGVESTIVDLRDPAAPKILRPGPLSAEALGIQNCIQNSDTNKTTVPSTNAQAAPGMLTQHYSPKTPITLFAHGTKAQQVKETEAVIYTVKPCDSKLASETSNTFWLSENGELAEIAHNLFGLIQKLDQAKYTRLHIERALNQAIGVAVNDRLSRAAAKRP from the coding sequence ATGACCCACGCCTGCAAAATACTGCCACCGACCGAAGCGAATATTGACCTATGCGCGGATTTGCTACGCGACGAAGCAGTCGTCGGCGTCCCAACGGAGACGGTCTACGGACTCGCAGGCAATGCACTCAACGAAGTCAGCGTGCGAAAGATCTTCGAAGTGAAAGGGCGGCCCCTAATAGATCCCCTAATCGTACACTTTCATTCCTTGGAAGATGCAGAGGCTCATGTCGAATTCAACGATCGAGCTCGCAAACTAGCTGCCCAGTTCTGGCCTGGCGCGCTCACCCTAATACTCCCCAAAAAGGACAGCATCTCCGACCTCGTCACCGCGGGCCTTCCCAGCGCAGCCGTGCGTGTGCCCGCACACCCGGTATTCCGCAGTCTATTAAAACGGCTCGAATTCCCACTCGCCGCCCCCAGCGCCAACCCCTTCGGATACGTCAGCCCGACACTCGCCCAGCACGTAGATGCCACACTGGGCAATCGTATCCTCGCGGTGCTAGACGGTGGCGCCTGTGACCACGGAGTGGAATCCACCATTGTGGATCTGCGCGATCCAGCTGCGCCCAAAATCCTACGCCCAGGCCCGCTTTCAGCAGAAGCCCTAGGCATTCAAAATTGTATTCAAAACTCGGATACAAATAAAACTACAGTCCCCAGCACCAATGCACAGGCTGCGCCAGGCATGCTGACCCAGCACTATAGCCCGAAGACTCCGATCACATTATTTGCACACGGCACAAAAGCCCAACAAGTAAAGGAAACAGAAGCTGTGATCTATACCGTCAAGCCCTGCGATTCGAAGCTAGCGAGTGAAACATCCAACACTTTTTGGCTTTCAGAAAACGGCGAACTTGCAGAAATTGCGCATAATTTATTTGGGCTGATCCAAAAGTTGGACCAAGCCAAGTACACAAGATTACACATCGAGCGCGCCCTCAATCAAGCGATCGGCGTCGCGGTCAACGACCGTCTAAGTCGCGCTGCAGCCAAGCGCCCGTAG
- the rpsR gene encoding 30S ribosomal protein S18: protein MSTDNKTLNRSRNPMDYTFNDVELLSRFVTETGKILPRKDTGLSAKHQRRITNRIKQARNMLTMQ from the coding sequence ATGAGCACTGACAACAAGACACTTAATCGCTCCCGCAACCCGATGGACTACACGTTCAACGATGTGGAGCTACTTTCCCGTTTCGTCACAGAAACTGGTAAGATCCTTCCTCGTAAAGACACAGGCCTTTCCGCAAAGCACCAGCGTCGCATTACGAACCGCATCAAGCAGGCTCGTAACATGCTGACTATGCAGTAA
- a CDS encoding ATP-dependent DNA helicase RecQ produces the protein MACPPFGSRSKRLSKLYLEKKDTLVVMPTGGGKSLCFQLPALLLPGVTLVVSPLIALMKDQVDALQARGLPAGLLNSSQTLEEQRATLDAIRQRTLKLVYVAPERFRSQSFLNALPKDAISLFAIDEAHCLSQWGHDFRPDYMRLGEARKALGSPPCIALTATATPDVQGDIMQVLEMREPAEFVAGFARENLSFKVRKIGSNADKQEALLRLIKQHKTGIIYCATRKSVDKVAAAIEPLAGSVIRYHGGLSDKERTQAQEIFMQRKSNVVVATNAFGMGIDRADIRFVCHYEMPGSVEAYYQEGGRAGRDGAPSVCEMLFSYADKRVQDFFIEGANPGKELIARVFDMLCAESDENHEVRLPVDDLCERLNTGRKVNPMAVSTAISTLSRHKWIERFEVPGRRLKGTRILKLGQSGRDLPLDGQALAIKAQRDEARLKAVIDFAYASGCRQQWILNYFGERNSQPCGRCDGCRQRKQLANREVKADEWTLVKMALSGVARMSSRRAPDEWTPRFGKRKIIQCLLGSQSAPILDAGLDALSTYGILKREGSAFVDALFESFEQAGLVQVVTEEGFPLLKLTELGSQVMRGVAQPALALPERTAGSAGKVTTAKKLKKGQAPEGILDNALYQKLAAKRSEMAAANGKPAYTVFPNFVLVELANLKPSSEREAIKIRGIGPAKLKTVLPPFLEVIKAHNA, from the coding sequence TTGGCATGCCCTCCTTTCGGCAGCCGCAGCAAGCGATTATCGAAGCTGTACCTAGAGAAAAAAGATACTTTAGTGGTGATGCCGACGGGGGGCGGTAAAAGCCTCTGCTTTCAATTGCCCGCGCTACTGCTACCGGGGGTGACACTGGTGGTCTCACCGCTGATTGCATTGATGAAGGATCAAGTGGACGCGCTGCAAGCACGCGGCCTGCCTGCGGGGCTGCTCAACAGCTCGCAGACGCTGGAAGAGCAGCGGGCCACATTGGACGCTATCCGCCAACGCACGCTCAAGCTGGTCTACGTCGCTCCGGAGCGTTTTCGCTCGCAAAGTTTCCTCAATGCGCTGCCGAAAGACGCCATCAGCTTGTTCGCCATTGACGAAGCGCACTGCCTCTCCCAGTGGGGGCACGATTTCCGGCCCGATTACATGCGACTGGGTGAAGCGCGCAAAGCGCTGGGCTCCCCACCCTGCATCGCGCTAACCGCCACGGCCACTCCGGATGTGCAGGGCGACATCATGCAGGTGCTGGAAATGCGTGAACCTGCGGAATTCGTGGCAGGCTTTGCCCGTGAGAACCTAAGTTTTAAGGTGCGCAAAATCGGCTCCAACGCCGATAAGCAGGAGGCTCTACTGCGCCTGATCAAACAGCATAAGACTGGCATCATCTATTGCGCCACACGTAAGTCGGTCGATAAAGTGGCTGCCGCCATTGAGCCATTGGCAGGCTCCGTCATTCGCTACCACGGCGGGCTGTCCGACAAGGAGCGCACGCAAGCGCAGGAAATTTTCATGCAGCGCAAGTCGAACGTAGTCGTCGCCACCAATGCCTTCGGCATGGGAATCGACCGTGCCGATATCCGCTTCGTGTGCCACTATGAAATGCCGGGGAGTGTGGAAGCTTACTATCAGGAAGGCGGGCGCGCAGGGCGCGACGGCGCCCCTTCGGTCTGCGAAATGCTCTTCTCCTACGCGGACAAGCGGGTGCAGGACTTTTTCATCGAAGGTGCCAACCCTGGCAAAGAACTGATCGCCCGGGTATTTGACATGCTATGCGCCGAAAGTGACGAAAACCACGAAGTGCGGCTGCCTGTCGATGACCTCTGTGAGCGTCTAAATACAGGCCGCAAGGTCAACCCGATGGCTGTCAGCACCGCCATATCCACACTCTCACGCCATAAATGGATCGAACGTTTCGAGGTGCCGGGGCGACGACTCAAAGGCACCCGCATTCTCAAACTTGGCCAAAGCGGTCGCGACCTACCACTGGACGGACAAGCTCTGGCCATCAAAGCTCAACGCGACGAAGCCCGCTTAAAGGCAGTCATTGACTTCGCTTACGCCTCCGGCTGCCGCCAGCAGTGGATTCTCAACTACTTTGGCGAACGCAACAGCCAGCCCTGCGGTCGCTGCGACGGTTGCCGGCAACGCAAGCAACTGGCCAATCGCGAGGTTAAGGCCGATGAGTGGACCTTGGTGAAGATGGCGCTCAGTGGCGTTGCTCGCATGAGCAGCCGTCGCGCTCCCGACGAATGGACCCCGCGCTTCGGGAAGCGTAAAATCATTCAATGCCTACTCGGCAGCCAATCGGCCCCCATCCTCGATGCGGGGCTGGACGCACTCTCCACCTATGGCATACTCAAGCGCGAAGGCAGCGCTTTTGTGGATGCACTCTTCGAAAGTTTCGAGCAAGCGGGACTGGTACAAGTCGTGACCGAAGAAGGCTTCCCCCTCTTAAAGCTCACCGAACTCGGCTCGCAAGTCATGCGCGGCGTCGCTCAACCGGCCCTGGCACTGCCCGAGCGCACCGCTGGGAGCGCCGGCAAAGTCACCACGGCCAAAAAGCTAAAAAAAGGACAGGCGCCCGAAGGCATTTTAGACAACGCACTCTATCAAAAGCTGGCTGCGAAGCGCAGCGAGATGGCCGCTGCCAACGGCAAGCCTGCCTATACCGTATTCCCCAACTTTGTGTTGGTCGAGCTGGCCAACCTCAAACCAAGCAGCGAGCGCGAAGCGATCAAGATCCGCGGCATCGGCCCCGCTAAACTGAAAACGGTGCTACCCCCCTTCCTAGAGGTGATCAAAGCTCATAACGCGTGA
- a CDS encoding MgtC/SapB family protein: protein MEMGITLEELFRYVSLMGIAYVLALPIGLNREMKAHGAGLRTFPIVAISACAFLLVGRAVLPEGDPQARLMYGLMTGIGFIGGGAIIKGNGEVSGTATAASIWATGAIGMAVAYQQYAIGIVLSAANFLTLYLGMSAKKELNCDREEKG from the coding sequence ATGGAAATGGGAATCACACTCGAAGAGCTATTTCGCTATGTTAGTTTAATGGGAATTGCCTACGTATTGGCTTTACCGATCGGGCTCAACCGCGAAATGAAAGCGCACGGTGCCGGACTTCGCACCTTTCCAATTGTCGCGATCTCTGCCTGCGCCTTCTTACTAGTCGGCCGCGCAGTCTTACCTGAAGGCGATCCACAAGCACGACTCATGTATGGCTTAATGACTGGCATCGGCTTTATTGGCGGCGGTGCCATCATAAAAGGTAATGGTGAAGTGAGCGGCACTGCCACAGCTGCTAGTATCTGGGCCACCGGCGCCATTGGCATGGCAGTCGCCTACCAGCAATACGCGATCGGCATCGTCCTGAGTGCTGCAAACTTCCTAACTCTTTATCTGGGCATGTCTGCAAAAAAAGAGCTGAACTGCGATCGGGAAGAAAAGGGCTAA
- a CDS encoding transposase, giving the protein MKIRRTKVHGRDAVYHCMTRVVNGERLFQDREKEMLRKMIWQVADFCGVQVLTYCVMSNHFHVLLRVPDRQQVDDAELMRRYQVLYPKPTKYQAASVKVLRSQLEADSEEAQLLRAKLLARMGDVSEYMKAVKQRFSVWFNRNHKRYGTLWADRFKSVLVEGHGNPLQTMAAYIDLNPVRAGLVEDPKDYRFCGYAEAVASLGLMSSGGTEDSKSKVDARMGCRAGLLHVWGDHLSSGAGLAEALMQHRQLIFGKRAADADLSEVERAAALKVLNEEGGQLPKSVMLRCRVRYFTDGAILGSAEFVRGFTGAWQMERGRKHPPKVNAMRGDWGGLAVIQGLRRQVFG; this is encoded by the coding sequence ATGAAGATTCGTCGCACAAAGGTTCATGGTCGGGATGCGGTTTATCATTGCATGACGCGGGTGGTGAATGGGGAGCGCTTGTTCCAGGATCGTGAGAAGGAGATGCTGCGTAAGATGATCTGGCAGGTGGCTGATTTTTGCGGGGTGCAGGTGCTGACTTATTGTGTGATGTCGAATCACTTTCACGTGCTTTTGCGTGTGCCGGATCGTCAGCAGGTGGATGATGCTGAGTTGATGCGCCGCTATCAGGTGCTGTACCCGAAACCTACCAAGTATCAGGCGGCTTCGGTCAAGGTGCTGCGCTCTCAGTTGGAGGCTGACTCTGAGGAGGCGCAGCTGTTGCGCGCGAAACTGTTGGCGCGGATGGGCGATGTCTCTGAATATATGAAGGCGGTGAAGCAGCGTTTTTCAGTCTGGTTTAATCGTAATCATAAGCGCTATGGCACTCTGTGGGCGGACCGTTTTAAGTCGGTCTTGGTCGAGGGGCATGGCAATCCGCTGCAAACGATGGCGGCTTATATTGATCTGAATCCGGTGCGTGCGGGGCTGGTGGAGGATCCTAAGGATTATCGTTTCTGCGGCTACGCGGAGGCGGTGGCGTCGCTTGGCTTAATGAGCTCAGGGGGCACAGAAGACTCCAAGTCGAAGGTGGACGCTCGGATGGGATGTCGAGCTGGTTTGTTACATGTTTGGGGTGACCACTTGTCGTCGGGAGCTGGTTTGGCAGAGGCCTTGATGCAGCATCGTCAGTTGATCTTTGGCAAGCGTGCGGCGGATGCTGACCTGTCTGAGGTGGAGCGTGCGGCTGCTTTGAAGGTGCTAAATGAAGAGGGCGGTCAATTGCCGAAGTCGGTGATGCTGCGCTGCCGGGTGCGTTATTTTACCGACGGTGCCATTCTGGGGTCGGCTGAGTTTGTGCGTGGCTTTACGGGTGCGTGGCAAATGGAGCGTGGGCGCAAGCATCCTCCGAAAGTGAATGCGATGCGTGGTGATTGGGGTGGCTTGGCTGTGATTCAGGGGCTGCGAAGGCAGGTGTTTGGTTGA